In a single window of the Methylococcus sp. Mc7 genome:
- the ppk1 gene encoding polyphosphate kinase 1, with product MVISKVKGISKSTRIMLAEHGIFSVEELADADVGRLTKIPGLNRQKAQRMVRAAKFMVGDMEKGREEAAASAGTAEAAEAASEDVGLDDSRCFLNRELSLLEFNRRVLDQAKDARTPLLERLNFLSIACSNMDEFFEIRVAGLLQKSELGAAQTEPDSMTPQEVLSAISERVHELVAEQYRVLNQELLPALEAEGIRFIRRSDWTDAQHKWLRRYFEEELAPILSPIGLDPTHPFPRPLNKALNFIISLAGRDAFGRNIHLAILQAPRALPRIIQLPKSVTGGRLHDFVFLSSIIHAFVDDLFHGMKVKGCYQFRVTRNSDLFLDEEEIDDLLQAVEGELASRNYGDEVRLEVADNCPDAVIEFLLSQFGLGEDRLYRVDGPVNLSRTREIYDLVDRPDLKYPPFTPGWPAQLTGHQDFFEVLRRQDILLHHPYESFIPVIDLIRQAADDPQVVAIKQTLYRTGPDSPIVDALARAARAGKEVTVVVELLARFDERANISLATRLQEAGVQVVYGIVGYKTHAKILLILRREGRTLRYYTHLGTGNYHPRTARVYTDYGLMTSDKALGEDVQRVFVQLTSLGKMGKLHKLLQSPFTLHKTLIRKIEREIEHAKEGRPARIVIKINSLVEPKLIRALYRASCAGVPVRLIVRGICCLRPGIPGVSDNVEVRSIVGRFLEHSRVYCFENGGEPEIYAASADFMARNMFRRVETCFPIENKKLAERIRNDLELYLKDDCQAWQLRSDGSYERLPDVRHCDAQAELLEALKKTV from the coding sequence TTGGTCATCAGCAAAGTCAAAGGCATCAGCAAGTCGACGCGTATCATGCTGGCCGAGCACGGGATTTTTTCGGTCGAGGAGCTCGCCGATGCCGACGTCGGCCGGCTCACCAAGATTCCCGGCCTGAACCGTCAGAAAGCCCAGCGCATGGTCAGAGCGGCCAAGTTCATGGTCGGCGACATGGAAAAAGGGCGCGAGGAAGCGGCAGCCTCCGCCGGTACGGCCGAAGCGGCGGAGGCTGCTTCGGAGGACGTAGGCCTGGACGATTCGCGGTGCTTCCTGAACCGTGAACTCAGCCTGCTGGAGTTCAACCGCCGGGTGTTGGACCAGGCCAAGGATGCCCGAACGCCGCTGCTGGAGCGGCTCAATTTCCTGAGCATCGCCTGTTCCAACATGGACGAGTTCTTCGAAATCAGGGTCGCCGGGCTGCTGCAAAAATCCGAACTCGGCGCGGCGCAGACCGAGCCGGACAGCATGACGCCGCAGGAAGTCCTTTCCGCCATCAGCGAACGCGTCCACGAACTGGTCGCCGAGCAGTACCGCGTACTCAATCAGGAGCTGCTGCCTGCGCTGGAAGCCGAGGGCATCCGCTTCATCCGCCGTTCCGACTGGACCGATGCCCAGCACAAATGGCTGCGGCGGTATTTCGAGGAAGAACTGGCGCCGATACTCAGCCCGATCGGGCTGGATCCGACCCATCCGTTTCCGCGCCCGCTCAACAAGGCCCTCAACTTCATCATCTCCCTCGCCGGGAGGGATGCCTTCGGCCGCAACATCCATCTCGCCATCCTGCAGGCGCCGCGGGCGCTGCCGCGCATCATCCAGTTGCCGAAGAGCGTTACCGGCGGGAGGCTGCATGACTTCGTGTTCCTCTCGTCCATCATCCACGCCTTCGTCGACGACCTCTTTCACGGCATGAAGGTGAAAGGGTGCTACCAGTTCCGGGTGACCCGCAACAGCGACCTGTTCCTGGACGAGGAGGAAATCGACGATCTGCTGCAGGCGGTCGAAGGCGAACTGGCGAGCCGCAACTACGGCGACGAGGTGCGGTTGGAAGTGGCCGACAACTGCCCGGACGCGGTGATCGAGTTTCTGTTGAGCCAGTTCGGCCTCGGCGAAGACCGCCTATACCGGGTGGACGGTCCGGTCAACCTGAGCCGGACCCGCGAAATCTACGACCTGGTCGACCGGCCGGACCTCAAATATCCGCCCTTCACGCCGGGCTGGCCGGCGCAGCTCACGGGGCACCAGGACTTCTTCGAGGTCCTGCGCCGGCAGGACATTCTGCTGCACCATCCCTACGAGTCTTTCATCCCGGTCATCGACCTGATCCGCCAGGCCGCCGACGATCCGCAGGTGGTCGCCATCAAGCAGACGCTCTACCGCACCGGACCGGATTCGCCCATCGTCGATGCGCTGGCGCGCGCCGCGCGGGCCGGCAAGGAAGTGACCGTCGTGGTGGAGCTCCTGGCACGGTTCGACGAGCGTGCCAACATTTCACTCGCCACCCGCCTGCAGGAAGCCGGGGTGCAGGTGGTCTACGGCATCGTCGGCTACAAGACCCACGCCAAGATCCTGCTGATCCTGCGCCGGGAGGGGCGGACGCTGCGGTACTACACCCACCTGGGCACCGGCAACTACCATCCCCGCACCGCCCGCGTGTACACCGACTACGGCCTGATGACTTCCGACAAGGCGCTGGGCGAGGACGTGCAGCGGGTTTTCGTCCAGCTCACCAGCCTGGGCAAGATGGGCAAGCTGCACAAGCTGCTGCAGTCGCCGTTCACCCTCCACAAGACGCTGATCCGCAAGATCGAGCGGGAAATCGAGCATGCGAAGGAGGGAAGGCCGGCGCGGATCGTCATCAAGATCAATTCCCTGGTCGAGCCCAAGCTGATTCGCGCGCTTTACCGCGCATCGTGCGCCGGGGTGCCGGTCAGGCTGATCGTGCGCGGCATCTGCTGCTTGAGGCCCGGCATTCCCGGCGTCTCGGATAACGTCGAGGTGCGTTCCATCGTCGGACGGTTCCTCGAACACAGCCGTGTCTACTGCTTCGAGAACGGCGGGGAGCCCGAGATTTACGCGGCCAGCGCGGATTTCATGGCGCGCAACATGTTCCGCCGGGTGGAAACCTGCTTCCCGATCGAGAACAAGAAGCTGGCCGAGCGGATACGCAACGATCTCGAGCTTTATCTGAAAGACGATTGCCAGGCCTGGCAACTGCGTTCGGACGGAAGCTACGAGCGGCTGCCCGACGTCCGCCACTGCGATGCCCAGGCGGAATTACTGGAGGCGCTCAAAAAAACCGTCTGA
- the msrB gene encoding peptide-methionine (R)-S-oxide reductase MsrB produces MGWDWKSFRKPTEEEIKGRLSEEQYAICRENGTERPFDNPYWDNHREGIYVDVVSGEPLFSSRDKFDSGTGWPSFTRPLEPDHVVTSTDWSHSMVRIEVRSRHADSHLGHVFDDGPAPTGKRYCINSGALRFIPKEELAEAGYEEYLKLFD; encoded by the coding sequence ATGGGCTGGGACTGGAAAAGCTTCAGGAAGCCGACGGAGGAAGAGATCAAAGGCCGGCTGAGCGAGGAACAGTATGCGATCTGCAGGGAAAACGGCACCGAACGGCCGTTCGACAATCCGTACTGGGACAACCACCGGGAAGGCATCTATGTGGACGTCGTGTCGGGTGAGCCGCTGTTCAGCTCGCGCGACAAATTCGATTCGGGGACGGGATGGCCGAGCTTCACCCGGCCGCTGGAGCCCGATCACGTCGTCACGTCGACCGACTGGTCCCACTCGATGGTCCGGATCGAAGTGCGCAGCAGGCATGCCGATTCCCATTTGGGGCACGTTTTCGACGACGGCCCGGCGCCGACCGGCAAGCGCTATTGCATCAATTCCGGCGCATTGCGCTTCATTCCCAAGGAGGAACTGGCGGAGGCCGGCTATGAGGAGTATCTGAAACTGTTCGATTGA